Proteins encoded within one genomic window of Panicum virgatum strain AP13 chromosome 1N, P.virgatum_v5, whole genome shotgun sequence:
- the LOC120653777 gene encoding uncharacterized protein LOC120653777, whose protein sequence is MSAGGGHGNDSLRSPPLHLLEVTVISAQDLHRRRLSRRVRTYAVAWADEAHKLRTDVDRTDGAVPTWNDRFLFRVDDAFLRSDMATVTVEVRGARSLGGDSVLGLTRIVVSTFVRPGRRGRQVAALLLRRPRSLRPQGIVNVAVALLDATRARTVPLYDAPSSPDAFAVRDLVMTRPASLCKIAECSEEPEVDEDQSNLAFIDHYGNLEPKGAAVEQRKLEQKLEKWKADLSPGPKEGRRGGARRWGRGLCFRGSGEWDR, encoded by the coding sequence ATGTCGGCGGGCGGAGGACACGGCAATGACTCCCTGAGGTCACCGCCGCTCCACCTGCTGGAGGTCACGGTCATCTCGGCGCAGGACctgcaccggcgccgcctcagCCGCCGGGTGCGCACGTACGCCGTGGCGTGGGCGGACGAGGCGCACAAGCTGCGCACGGACGTGGACCGCACCGACGGCGCCGTGCCCACGTGGAACGACCGGTTCCTGTTCCGCGTCGACGACGCGTTCCTGCGCTCCGACATGGCCACGGTCACCGTGGAGGTGCGCGGCGCCCGGAGCCTGGGCGGCGACTCTGTGCTCGGCCTCACGCGCATCGTGGTGAGCACGTTCgtgcgccccggccgccgcggccggcaggtggcggcgctgctgctccggcggccgcgCTCGCTCCGGCCGCAGGGCATTGTCAACGTGGCCGTGGCGCTGCTGGACGCCACTCGCGCGCGCACCGTGCCGCTCTACGACGCCCCCAGCTCGCCCGACGCGTTCGCCGTCCGGGACCTCGTGATGACGAGGCCGGCGTCGCTGTGCAAGATCGCCGAGTGCAGCGAGGAGCCGGAAGTCGACGAGGACCAAAGCAACCTGGCGTTCATCGACCACTACGGGAACCTGGAACCCaagggcgccgccgtggagcagaggaagctcgagcagAAACTCGAGAAGTGGAAGGCCGATCTGTCGCCGGGCCCCAAGGAAGGcagacgcggcggcgcccggagaTGGGGTCGGGGCTTGTGCTtccgcggcagcggcgagtgGGATAGGTAA